One genomic segment of Hordeum vulgare subsp. vulgare chromosome 2H, MorexV3_pseudomolecules_assembly, whole genome shotgun sequence includes these proteins:
- the LOC123429721 gene encoding COBRA-like protein 6, translating into MELPNAALVLILAAAATLSVAVAYDPLDPNGNITIKWDVLSWTPDGYVATVTINNFQTYRQIMAPGWTVGWTWAKREVIWSMVGAQATEQGDCSKFKANLPHSCKRTPAVVDLLPGVPYNQQIANCCRGGVVSAYGQDPSGAVSSFQVSVGQAGTTNRTVKVPKNFTLLGPGPGYTCGPAKVVPSTVFLTADHRRKTQALMTWNVTCTYSQHLASKYPTCCVSFSSFYNDTIVPCAKCTCGCEHKTCARSERDSKRLMSASGKSAVTARGHVNRQSAAPLLQCTTHMCPVRVHWHVKLNYHDYWRAKVTVTNFNYRMNYTGWTLVAQHPNLDNITEVFSFDYKPVVSYGSINDTALFYGMKFFNDQLMEAGPYGNVQSEVLMRKDASTFTFRQGWAFPRKIYFNGDECRMPPPDSYPYLPNSAPASLLSSASAVIVAFLVLLMA; encoded by the exons ATGGAGCTCCCCAACGCCGCCCTCGTGCTGATCCTCGCCGCGGCGGCCACGCTCTCCGTCGCAG TGGCCTACGACCCGCTGGATCCCAACGGGAACATCACCATCAAATGGGACGTCCTGTCGTGGACGCCAGACGGATACGTC GCGACGGTGACGATCAACAACTTCCAGACGTACCGGCAGATCATGGCGCCGGGGTGGACGGTGGGGTGGACGTGGGCGAAGCGGGAGGTGATCTGGTCCATGGTGGGCGCGCAGGCCACGGAGCAGGGCGACTGCTCCAAGTTCAAGGCCAACCTCCCGCACTCGTGCAAGCGCACCCCCGCCGTCGTCGACCTGCTCCCCGGCGTGCCCTACAACCAGCAGATCGCCAACTGCTGCCGCGGCGGCGTCGTCTCCGCCTACGGCCAGGACCCGTCCGGCGCCGTCTCCTCCTTCCAGGTCAGCGTCGGCCAGGCCGGCACCACCAACCGCACCGTCAAGGTGCCCAAGAACTTCACCCTCCTCGGCCCCGGCCCCGGCTACACCTGCGGCCCCGCCAAGGTCGTGCCCTCCACCGTCTTCCTCACCGCCGACCACCGCCGCAAGACCCAAGCACTCA TGACGTGGAACGTGACGTGCACCTACTCGCAGCACCTGGCGTCCAAGTACCCGACGTGctgcgtctccttctcctccttctacaaCGACACCATCGTGCCCTGCGCCAAGTGCACCTGCGGCTGCGAGCACAAGACCTGTGCCCGCAGCGAGCGGGACTCGAAGCGGCTCATGTCGGCGTCGGGCAAGAGCGCGGTGACCGCGCGCGGGCACGTGAACCGCCAGAGCGCGGCGCCGCTGCTGCAGTGCACCACGCACATGTGCCCCGTGCGCGTCCACTGGCACGTCAAGCTCAACTACCACGACTACTGGCGCGCCAAGGTGACCGTCACCAACTTCAACTACCGCATGAACTACACCGGCTGGACGCTCGTCGCCCAGCACCCCAACCTCGACAACATCACCGAGGTCTTCAGCTTCGACTACAAGCCCGTCGTCTCCTACGGCTCCATCA ATGACACGGCGCTGTTCTACGGGATGAAGTTCTTCAACGACCAGCTGATGGAGGCGGGGCCGTACGGGAACGTGCAGTCGGAGGTGCTGATGCGTAAGGacgcgagcaccttcaccttcaggCAGGGGTGGGCGTTCCCGCGGAAGATCTATTTCAACGGCGACGAGTGCCGGATGCCGCCGCCGGACTCCTATCCTTACCTGCCCAACTCCGCGCCGGCATCGCTCCTGAGCTCGGCCTCCGCCGTGATCGTTGCCTTCTTGGTTCTCCTCATGGCATGA